CCTTCACCACTTCTGAACTAGCTTGTACAGGTAATCTAATCTGACCATTCGGAATAACAATCTACCCATCAAAACTCACCATAGGAGAATTGTAGATTGTTAGGTCTTTGGGTCTCAAGTTCAACCCTTTGTACAACTCGGAGTACATAATCTCAGCACCACTACCTTGATCCACcatcacccttttcacgtcataCCCCCCAATCCTTAGCGTGATCACCAAAGCATCATCATGGGACTGTTTAGTTCCAACTTTAACTTCGTCTGAAAAGCTTAACGTCGATTGGATACTTACTTTAGCCCTCTTTGGCTCAGAATTTGAGTCCTCAGCGGAAAGTCGAGCGATAGACATTACCCTGGAGGGACAGGACCCGGTCTTCCCTGGAGCGACGAAGATGACATTTATCATGCCTAAAGGAGGTCTTAAAGAAGCATCTCTTCGGGGTTCCGAACCTTTTTGGCTCCCTTAGCCACTAGAATGATGCAAAAGCTGCTTTAACTTTCCCTTTTAGACCAGCTGGTCCAAATGGTCCCACAAATTTCTACAGTCTTCTGTAGTATGTCCTTGATCTTGGTGATATTGGAAATAAAAGCTTTGGTTGCGCCTCATGGGGTTTCTTGCCATCTTATTTGACCATTTGAAGAACGGCTCATTCTTAATCTTTTCCAGAACTTATTGCACTAGTTCTCAGAACACCGCGTTAACGGCCTGAGTATTGGCAGATCCCGGCTGCTCGGCGAAGTCCCTCCGAAGTCGGTTATTGTTGTAttggtccgacctgaaatccatcctctcttgagggataaccttagcctttcctttcccttgctGCTAGTCTTCCTCAACCCTCTTATATTTATCAATCTGatccatgagttggcgcacaTTGGTGACTGGTTTGCCAGTCAAAGACTTCTTTAAACCGTGCTCGGCTGGAAGGCCAACCTTGAAAGTACTAATGGCCACGTCTTCAAAGTTACCATTTATttcattgaacatctcccagtatctgTCCGAGTATGTCTTCAAGGTCTCTTCTTCTTGCATGGATAAGGATAGTAGGGAATCTAAGGGCCGAGGAACCCTGTTACACATAATAAAATGAGAGCCAGATGCCTGAGTGAGCTTCTtgaaggaatctatggaatttgCCCTTAGGCCGtcgaaccatctcatcaccACGGGTCCTAGACTAGACGGgaataccttgcacatcaaggttTCGTCTTTGGAATGGATAACAATTCTCTTATTGaagtggctcacatgctccacagggtctgtTCTACCATTATAGATGGTGGACATTGGCTGATGGAACTGCTGAGGAAGTATTGCCCTCTCAATCTTGCGCATAAA
The sequence above is drawn from the Quercus lobata isolate SW786 chromosome 12, ValleyOak3.0 Primary Assembly, whole genome shotgun sequence genome and encodes:
- the LOC115970432 gene encoding uncharacterized protein LOC115970432, which produces MRKIERAILPQQFHQPMSTIYNGRTDPVEHVSHFNKRIVIHSKDETLMCKVFPSSLGPVVMRWFDGLRANSIDSFKKLTQASGSHFIMCNRVPRPLDSLLSLSMQEEETLKTYSDRYWEMFNEINGNFEDVAISTFKVGLPAEHGLKKSLTGKPVTNVRQLMDQIDKYKRVEED